The following is a genomic window from Butyricimonas faecihominis.
AGAAACTGTATTAAACTTTTGTGCAAACAACTACTTAGGACTTTCTTCTAACCCGACGGTGATCGAAGGAGCAAAGAAAGCATTGGACAGCCGTGGATACGGGATGTCTTCAGTTCGTTTCATCTGCGGAACCCAAGATATTCACAAAGAACTGGAAGCTAAAATCTCTCAATTCTTCGGAACGGAAGATACCATTCTTTACGCCGCTTGTTTCGATGCTAACGGTGGTGTATTCGAACCGTTATTCGGTCAGGAAGATGCCATCATCTCTGATGAATTGAACCACGCTTCTATCATTGACGGTGTTCGTCTTTGTAAAGCCGTACGCTACAGATACAAACACGCCAACATGGCTGACCTCGAAGAACAATTGAAGATTTCTCAAGCTCAACGTTACCGGATTATCGTTACCGATGGTGTGTTCTCTATGGACGGGGATATTGCCAAGATGAACGAAATCTGCGACTTGGCAGAAAAATACAACGCATTGGTAATGGTTGACGATAGTCACGCTGCCGGCTTTATCGGCAAAACAGGCCGTGGTTCTGCAGAACACCATCACTGCATGGATCGTGTAGACATCTTCACGGGTACCCTAGGTAAAGCTCTTGGTGGGGCTATGGGTGGTTACACTACCGGTAAAAAAGAAATCATCGATATGTTGCGTCAACGTTCAAGACCTTACTTGTTCTCCAACTCCTTGTCTCCGGCAATCTGCGGTGCATCTATCGCCGTGTTCGACATGCTGTCAAAGAGTACCGAATTAAGAGACCGTGTCATGGACAACGCTAACTATTTCCGTGCAAAATTAACCGAAGCAGGATTCGACTTGAAACCTTCTGAATCAGCTATCTGTGCCTTGATGCTTTACGATGCTGTTCTTTCTCAACAATTCGCTGCCGAATTACAGAAAGAAAACATCTACGTTACCGGATTCTACTACCCGGTTGTACCGAAAGGACAAGCCCGTATTCGTATCCAATTATCTGCCGCTCACACGCGGGAACAACTGGATCGCGCATTGGCTGCCTTCATCAAGATCGGTAAACAATTGGGCGTTATCAAATAAGAAGATAACACCTACATTATACAAAACAGTTTGGGAGCAATCTCAAACTGTTTTTTTATTTCCCCCCATGCCAAACACCTGCATTTATTTGAAATTACTTATCGCAATCAGATAAAAAAGCATAAATCCAGCACTTTTATTGCTAAATAGTTTGAATTTCGAAAAATAGACCATACCTTTACACCAACATTATAGCAATATAATGCAATATCGGCGTCTAGTTGCAATAACAAAAAATTTAATCATGAGAACAAAAGTCTTAATTTTGGCCTTATTCTTCTTATCTGCAATTGTAAGCAGTTGTGTCAAGAAAGATATCGAGCATAAGGAAAAAGAAACAACAGGATTCACGGAATTAGTCGTTCCTGCTGATTTCGAATGGAAAATGTCCGAAAATGTGACCTGTAATTTCACTTCGGAACATGCCTCTAAAGTGTACGTTTCCACTGGAGCAAACACGGCTCCTTTTGCCTCGTTCTATGTCGGACAGGATATAGATCAAGTCAAATTGAACGTACCGACCTACATCAACACGCTTTACGTTAAATACGAAACGGAAGCAGGATTATCAGCAGCTAAATCTCTTGATATAACCAATAATACCGTGACTTATACAGTTCCCGCTGATAGTAAAGAAATGGAAACGCCTCTTGCCTACTCAGCAAAAACAAACTTAAGCCGAGCAAATGGTCAAGCAGTTATTTTTTATCCTGCCCAAGAAAACGGTTGGGGGACCTTGATGTTCGAAGATCTTTGGCCGGCCTATGGGGATTATGACTTTAACGACTTTGTTGTCAATTATAAGATGCAACTTTACCCCAATAACAAAAACATGGTAAAGGAAATGATCCTCGGAATCCGCGTCAAAGCCATTGGAGGCTCTCTACCTTATGACTTATGTCTTGCTATAAAAGGTATAAAAGCCGGGGAAATAGAAGAATGCGAAAAACAAGAATCCTACAATGCCTTGGAAGAGGCCGATATGAAGTTACTCAATCCGGGTAATAGCGTGAAAAATACACCTATATTCAGGTTCGATAACATCCGAACCAACACGAAGGCTCCTAAAGGTTTCGCTTTCCTTAACACAGATCCGGATAACAAAGCACGAATACAAAAAGGCGATATGGTAAACATCACCTTTTATATTGCATTCCGCAATTCAATTCCTCAAGCAGATCTTACCCTTGACGCATTTGACTTTTTCATTGCTAAACCTGTAAAGGAAGGAGCCTCTCAATGGCAAGAAATCCACACGAGAGGTTACGCTCCGACAGAAGAATTCGGACAAAGCACATACGAACAAACGAAAGAAGGGAATTCCTATATCGGGAAAAGCGGGATCTACTACAATTCCAACACTAACCTAGTATGGGCGATCAATATCCCTACCGACATTCCTCATACTCATGAAAAAGCAGACTTTTTGAAAGCTTATCCCCATTTCAAAGACTGGGCTACTTCAGGCGGGGAACAACATAAAGACTGGTACGAAAACATGACAGGAAATCGTAACGACAGCGAACTAATCAAACAATAAGTTCCATTATAAAACTAAAGAGACTTCTGATACATTCTAAAGTCTCTTTAGCTTTATTACCGATCTAATCCCTCTCTTGAACTCCCTCGTCACTCCCCATCCCTTTTTTCAAACAAGAGCATATCCCACCCGATAGCTAAAATACTACACGACACACCTAACTTGCAAATATAATCGTATCAAAAATCAATTTTATCGAAGATAAATGCAAGATGAATGCTTGTTGAATGCTCCTTGATCTAAATGAACTATCAAGAAAATATCAAGAGAATGCTAGGTTGACATAGCCTAAAGCTAGTGTAAAGCCTGCTTTTTATCAGAGTAATCATCTCCCATTACCCTTTCACCTCCCTTTCATCGCCCTTTCATCGCCCTTCGCCAATATACGAACAAGAGCGAAGGAAACTTGTTACAAAGATGGCAGGAGATTATTACTCCGACTCTTCGGTTACATCACCTTGGGATAACTCATAATACTTACAATGCTTATTAAGAACGCACTCCCCACATAACGGATTCCGAGTTTTACACACCAATGCCGCATAATCCAGAATAGCCCAGTTCAATT
Proteins encoded in this region:
- the kbl gene encoding glycine C-acetyltransferase — translated: MYGKFQDFLKTELQSIKDAGLYKSERIIVTPQDAEIKLATGETVLNFCANNYLGLSSNPTVIEGAKKALDSRGYGMSSVRFICGTQDIHKELEAKISQFFGTEDTILYAACFDANGGVFEPLFGQEDAIISDELNHASIIDGVRLCKAVRYRYKHANMADLEEQLKISQAQRYRIIVTDGVFSMDGDIAKMNEICDLAEKYNALVMVDDSHAAGFIGKTGRGSAEHHHCMDRVDIFTGTLGKALGGAMGGYTTGKKEIIDMLRQRSRPYLFSNSLSPAICGASIAVFDMLSKSTELRDRVMDNANYFRAKLTEAGFDLKPSESAICALMLYDAVLSQQFAAELQKENIYVTGFYYPVVPKGQARIRIQLSAAHTREQLDRALAAFIKIGKQLGVIK
- a CDS encoding LruC domain-containing protein → MRTKVLILALFFLSAIVSSCVKKDIEHKEKETTGFTELVVPADFEWKMSENVTCNFTSEHASKVYVSTGANTAPFASFYVGQDIDQVKLNVPTYINTLYVKYETEAGLSAAKSLDITNNTVTYTVPADSKEMETPLAYSAKTNLSRANGQAVIFYPAQENGWGTLMFEDLWPAYGDYDFNDFVVNYKMQLYPNNKNMVKEMILGIRVKAIGGSLPYDLCLAIKGIKAGEIEECEKQESYNALEEADMKLLNPGNSVKNTPIFRFDNIRTNTKAPKGFAFLNTDPDNKARIQKGDMVNITFYIAFRNSIPQADLTLDAFDFFIAKPVKEGASQWQEIHTRGYAPTEEFGQSTYEQTKEGNSYIGKSGIYYNSNTNLVWAINIPTDIPHTHEKADFLKAYPHFKDWATSGGEQHKDWYENMTGNRNDSELIKQ